Proteins encoded by one window of Halobacteriovoraceae bacterium:
- a CDS encoding response regulator, with the protein MKILIVDDSKMFRLALKQNISPLVDTIIEAQDGEECLKQIIEEKPNIAIIDLNMPKIGGIEVLEKIKNYTNNPQIVIYTADSQQSIKDECLRKGAKYVFYKPSFMKEGNGDFDLLKSLINQEGKYDNV; encoded by the coding sequence ATGAAAATACTAATAGTAGATGATTCTAAAATGTTTCGCCTGGCCTTAAAGCAAAATATCTCCCCTCTTGTCGATACCATAATAGAGGCACAAGATGGAGAGGAATGTCTAAAACAAATAATTGAAGAAAAACCAAATATTGCCATTATCGATTTAAATATGCCTAAGATTGGAGGTATCGAAGTCCTTGAGAAAATAAAAAATTATACTAACAACCCTCAAATAGTGATTTATACCGCCGACTCCCAACAATCAATAAAAGATGAATGCTTAAGGAAAGGAGCTAAGTACGTTTTTTATAAACCAAGTTTCATGAAAGAGGGAAATGGCGATTTTGATTTGTTAAAAAGTTTAATCAATCAAGAGGGCAAATATGACAACGTTTAA